A genomic segment from Lytechinus variegatus isolate NC3 chromosome 10, Lvar_3.0, whole genome shotgun sequence encodes:
- the LOC121422658 gene encoding noggin-2-like → MPLPLLEDPRDYTRPETRDLLESKLRRKMGNALDERWMSITEPTTPSTNGVDNPPNLRNTWLRRQLNSLNLSRDSSMVNLSDQEVASLESWLMWKANCIVNYEWVYVGPLFWPSWVKHGTCPKKPCSWPAGMTCVPGDSTNIRLLRWHCRSRQTSTVTNEESQGKSSGGSSSGKQCRWLKVPYVITTQCVCSCS, encoded by the coding sequence ATGCCGCTACCGCTCCTTGAAGACCCTCGAGATTACACTCGACCCGAAACTCGTGATCTTCTAGAGAGCAAACTACGCCGAAAGATGGGCAACGCTCTCGATGAACGATGGATGTCAATCACGGAACCGACAACGCCATCGACAAACGGAGTCGACAATCCTCCTAATCTTCGCAATACCTGGTTACGTCGTCAGCTGAACTCGTTGAATCTCTCACGAGACTCGTCGATGGTAAATCTATCCGATCAGGAAGTTGCATCCTTGGAGTCTTGGCTAATGTGGAAAGCGAACTGTATCGTCAACTACGAATGGGTTTACGTCGGACCCCTGTTCTGGCCATCGTGGGTGAAACACGGAACGTGCCCCAAGAAGCCGTGTTCGTGGCCAGCGGGAATGACCTGCGTACCGGGGGACAGTACCAACATCAGACTCTTACGATGGCATTGTCGAAGTCGTCAGACGTCGACGGTCACCAACGAAGAATCGCAGGGGAAGTCGTCCGGTGGTTCGTCCAGCGGGAAACAATGCAGGTGGCTCAAAGTTCCATACGTAATCACAACACAATGTGTGTGCAGTTGCAGCTAA